The proteins below are encoded in one region of Methanosarcina barkeri 3:
- the larE gene encoding ATP-dependent sacrificial sulfur transferase LarE, protein MEDENVQDALLKELAGLEYLLVSYSGGIDSTLLALFAQKVLQDKVKCVLFDAPLVPRRAIKEAKKNARKFGLSCSIIPFPILENEEFRKNSPNRCYICKKQSARILKDQAEKLGISKIADGINASDLDEYRPGLQASNEEGILHPFLSLGIQKKQIRQLAQECGFDFWNKPSASCLASRIPYGEEITVEKLQIIEHAEDLLHDLGFSNLRVRLHGKIARIELLPEEFEKGVNMRDKILEVLQDCGFSYIALDLKGYRSGSLDEVL, encoded by the coding sequence ATGGAAGATGAAAATGTACAGGATGCGTTGCTCAAAGAACTTGCAGGCTTAGAGTATTTACTTGTTTCATATTCAGGAGGGATAGACAGTACTTTGCTTGCATTATTTGCACAAAAGGTACTTCAGGATAAGGTAAAATGTGTACTATTTGATGCGCCTCTTGTCCCCAGAAGAGCGATTAAGGAAGCGAAGAAAAACGCACGCAAGTTCGGGTTATCCTGCTCTATAATTCCATTTCCTATTCTGGAAAATGAAGAGTTCAGGAAAAATAGCCCTAATCGCTGTTACATCTGTAAAAAACAATCTGCCAGGATATTAAAAGATCAGGCTGAAAAACTGGGGATTTCAAAAATAGCTGATGGAATTAACGCTTCCGATCTCGATGAATATCGCCCAGGACTTCAGGCAAGTAATGAAGAAGGAATACTTCATCCTTTTCTCTCACTTGGAATCCAAAAGAAACAGATAAGGCAACTGGCTCAAGAATGCGGCTTTGATTTCTGGAACAAACCATCAGCTTCATGTCTTGCATCACGAATTCCATATGGGGAGGAAATTACAGTTGAAAAGCTACAAATTATAGAACACGCAGAAGATTTGCTGCACGATTTGGGGTTTTCAAATCTGCGTGTAAGACTGCATGGTAAAATTGCAAGAATCGAGCTGCTGCCCGAAGAATTTGAAAAAGGGGTAAACATGCGAGATAAAATATTAGAGGTATTGCAGGACTGTGGTTTTTCTTATATTGCCCTTGATCTTAAGGGATATAGAAGTGGGAGTTTGGATGAAGTATTGTGA
- a CDS encoding MoaD/ThiS family protein has translation MKIRIKTFAQIKDVLGADSLIECQDDTSMSELLKVLRKRAGKSEDQLFSRDGELHGNLVLMMNGARVFKEDIDSLILSEGDEITLLSPVSGG, from the coding sequence ATGAAAATTCGAATAAAAACCTTTGCTCAGATAAAGGACGTTCTAGGAGCTGACAGTCTTATTGAATGCCAGGATGACACCTCAATGAGCGAACTTCTTAAAGTTCTTCGCAAGAGAGCCGGAAAATCCGAAGATCAGCTTTTTTCCAGGGACGGAGAGCTGCACGGTAATTTGGTTTTGATGATGAATGGTGCACGGGTTTTCAAAGAAGATATTGATTCTCTCATACTTTCAGAAGGAGACGAAATTACACTTCTTTCTCCAGTTTCAGGAGGATAA
- a CDS encoding DUF1890 domain-containing protein, producing the protein MRVDLVIHFCRSKYVRDDFVTGVKVLLMMGCPEVPIQTSIALYLSHKLTKLGFDVTVAGTTAASKLLKVSDSDGYYVKRLVDLDKTIADIIEKRTDFDVCFSFMHNDAGMTYATTMSSISQARMYSIVFGRNAEGLAETIEFDCEKIVSQDVHNPVRLKNKLDKVTEEVTK; encoded by the coding sequence TTGAGGGTTGACCTTGTAATCCATTTTTGCAGATCAAAATATGTAAGAGATGATTTCGTGACCGGTGTAAAAGTGCTTCTCATGATGGGATGTCCCGAGGTCCCAATTCAAACCAGTATTGCCCTGTATCTTTCCCATAAGCTGACCAAACTGGGATTTGATGTAACTGTTGCCGGGACAACTGCCGCAAGCAAACTTTTGAAGGTGTCTGATTCCGACGGGTATTATGTAAAAAGGCTGGTAGATCTTGATAAAACCATAGCGGATATAATTGAAAAAAGGACGGATTTCGACGTATGCTTCTCCTTTATGCATAACGATGCCGGAATGACTTATGCAACGACGATGAGCTCCATTTCCCAAGCCAGGATGTACTCTATAGTTTTTGGTAGGAACGCCGAAGGTCTGGCCGAAACCATAGAGTTCGACTGTGAAAAGATTGTCTCGCAGGATGTTCACAACCCTGTTCGCCTCAAGAACAAACTGGATAAAGTGACTGAGGAGGTCACGAAATGA
- a CDS encoding DUF1894 domain-containing protein yields MSCIEQMKYTIHLEKTSFKDAREYIEENSDEVYYVSPGYKIFKDYYIIGIPPVAVGAKGNTLIFTYTKPCHGSFVLSIDSEDSVNEISRLRESEKQKDPTSLKKSKSPESSKVSAASYQDMWKKEDLES; encoded by the coding sequence ATGAGTTGTATTGAGCAAATGAAGTATACAATTCACCTGGAAAAAACAAGTTTCAAGGACGCTAGAGAGTATATTGAGGAAAATTCGGACGAGGTTTACTATGTATCCCCAGGGTACAAAATCTTCAAGGACTACTATATAATAGGGATCCCACCCGTTGCGGTTGGGGCGAAAGGCAATACTCTAATTTTTACCTATACAAAACCCTGCCACGGAAGCTTTGTCCTGAGCATAGACAGCGAAGACAGTGTAAATGAGATAAGTCGGCTCAGGGAATCGGAGAAACAAAAGGATCCGACCTCATTAAAGAAAAGCAAATCTCCTGAAAGTTCCAAAGTATCCGCAGCTAGCTACCAGGATATGTGGAAAAAAGAAGATCTGGAAAGCTGA
- a CDS encoding ABC transporter permease, whose amino-acid sequence MMSENSFSLGTIIGRSGIISSNGFRSVAIFAILFATLIMTVGFPDSPDQAVSDNRAFVAFLLLITTIYGAKVYLNYEKIVSTTDIFLIISLGLFLWELLFGKLSLLDSFIFPGPAKVFMVFQTDTKQMIEGIVSSLGILFAGYFLALALAIPIGLYAGWKKRLFDVTYPIAKTVSPIPATVYLPYSLVLLPTFRASSIFLIFIGAFWPILVGCVNGVFSVDSRLINSARTLDLSDYQMVRKILLPAALPSIFSGAMIGLILSFITLTVAEMIAATSGLGWYIQYYHQFANYDKVTAGMILMIAVVIGIMNIFDRIQKHFLRWHPTYGEGESSAASL is encoded by the coding sequence ATGATGTCAGAAAATAGCTTTAGCTTAGGCACTATAATTGGAAGAAGTGGCATAATATCCAGTAACGGCTTCAGGTCAGTAGCTATTTTTGCCATTTTGTTTGCTACTCTTATTATGACAGTGGGATTTCCGGATTCACCTGATCAGGCGGTAAGTGACAATAGGGCATTTGTTGCCTTTCTTCTTCTGATTACGACTATATACGGAGCAAAAGTGTACTTAAATTATGAAAAGATTGTTTCGACCACCGATATATTTCTAATTATTTCCCTGGGATTATTTCTATGGGAATTGCTTTTTGGAAAACTTTCGCTGCTTGATTCTTTCATCTTTCCAGGTCCAGCGAAGGTTTTTATGGTCTTTCAGACCGATACCAAACAGATGATAGAAGGAATTGTTAGTTCTTTGGGCATCCTTTTTGCAGGGTACTTTCTTGCTCTTGCCCTTGCTATTCCAATAGGACTTTATGCTGGCTGGAAAAAAAGACTGTTTGATGTAACTTATCCTATTGCAAAAACGGTATCCCCTATTCCGGCGACCGTATATCTGCCATATTCTCTCGTGCTCTTGCCAACCTTCAGGGCTTCTTCGATCTTTTTAATATTTATAGGAGCATTCTGGCCCATCCTTGTTGGCTGTGTTAATGGAGTGTTTTCAGTAGACTCCCGTCTCATCAACTCCGCTCGCACACTCGATCTTTCGGATTACCAAATGGTAAGGAAAATCTTATTGCCTGCTGCACTGCCGTCTATATTTTCTGGTGCAATGATAGGGCTAATATTGTCATTTATTACACTGACCGTGGCTGAAATGATTGCGGCAACATCAGGTCTTGGCTGGTATATCCAGTACTACCATCAGTTTGCAAACTATGATAAAGTGACCGCAGGCATGATCCTTATGATAGCGGTTGTTATAGGGATCATGAACATTTTTGACCGCATCCAGAAGCACTTTTTACGCTGGCATCCTACATATGGAGAAGGGGAGAGCTCTGCTGCCTCTCTTTAA
- a CDS encoding ABC transporter ATP-binding protein: MINQTYVWKKSHIRFPSLSALNFYGGIKTATIDLKNISLTYGNNGSGHKALSDVNLSIGNGEFTSLIGPSGCGKSTLIDVVSGLRFPSEGSVLIDGTRVKGPGTDRGTVFQDYSLFPWMTIFENICFAIEHAKNVGEPKEIEKTAQKFLELVGLEKFKDAYPGTLSGGMRQRTSIARMFSMDPKVFLMDEPFGALDSLNRIYMQDLLLHLWSEGEQRKTVLFVTHDIDEALLLSDRVAIMTPSPGCIKEIIKVPFHRPRLRKDLSIDPNYLALKSHLLSILYGDTVEDTKNQEKELRRVI, translated from the coding sequence ATTATAAATCAAACCTATGTCTGGAAAAAATCGCATATAAGATTTCCTTCCCTTTCGGCTTTAAATTTTTACGGAGGGATCAAAACGGCAACAATTGATCTGAAGAACATCTCACTGACCTATGGAAATAACGGCTCAGGCCATAAAGCCCTATCAGATGTTAACCTTAGCATAGGAAATGGAGAGTTCACTTCACTGATTGGTCCATCAGGCTGCGGAAAAAGTACGCTGATTGATGTAGTCTCAGGACTGCGTTTTCCATCCGAAGGTTCTGTCCTCATAGATGGGACCCGTGTAAAGGGACCGGGAACTGACCGGGGTACCGTGTTTCAGGATTATTCACTCTTTCCCTGGATGACCATATTTGAAAACATCTGCTTTGCGATTGAACACGCAAAAAATGTTGGGGAACCCAAAGAGATAGAGAAAACAGCACAGAAGTTTCTTGAGCTTGTAGGGCTTGAAAAATTCAAGGATGCATATCCAGGTACCCTTTCAGGTGGAATGAGACAGAGGACTTCAATCGCCAGAATGTTTTCCATGGATCCTAAAGTCTTCCTTATGGATGAACCCTTCGGAGCTCTTGATTCCCTCAACAGAATATATATGCAGGACCTTCTTTTGCACCTATGGTCTGAAGGAGAACAGCGCAAGACAGTTCTTTTTGTTACTCATGATATAGACGAGGCCCTTTTGCTATCAGACAGAGTTGCTATCATGACGCCTTCTCCAGGGTGTATAAAAGAAATAATCAAGGTACCGTTCCATCGGCCAAGGCTCCGTAAGGACCTCAGTATTGATCCCAATTACCTTGCTCTAAAGTCACACCTGCTTTCTATATTATATGGGGATACGGTAGAAGATACCAAAAATCAGGAAAAAGAATTGAGGAGGGTTATATGA
- a CDS encoding ABC transporter substrate-binding protein gives MDKKYIFGIFIALITFAGISAVLLNQVDSSNSGGSQEVNTSIPAEQSVNTSTNTSTSELKTVRHGYLPSNGDALIFIAKEEGFWTEEGLNVELYQFTKGTEGYNSLFGNKLDTVGAGTSDPATYIAQGADITIIGGLMSEGQFLVTAPENSKALADLNNWKGKKIATITMSNGDLIYKSALKKAGIDWKNDVTFLELGSPNAVLEAVKTGKADGGIIWIPYEILAQQQGLSIASYSYQYYDNHPCCRIALKTGTLNKDRNTYVKFEKGLIRAYKLFSENENKSVDDIQKYVKVDKEAIRQSTWSNYFYASPDPNTNGVKEYYQMMKDSGYIDTDVKIEDHIDNTVYKEALEELIAENPDDQFYQKLLSEYKEMNT, from the coding sequence ATGGATAAAAAATATATTTTCGGGATATTTATTGCTTTAATTACGTTTGCAGGCATTAGCGCAGTTCTGCTTAACCAGGTAGACTCTTCGAATTCAGGCGGTTCACAGGAAGTGAATACCTCAATTCCTGCTGAACAGAGTGTTAATACTTCAACTAATACTTCAACTTCTGAACTCAAGACTGTAAGGCACGGATACCTGCCTTCAAACGGGGACGCACTTATTTTCATAGCAAAGGAAGAGGGTTTCTGGACTGAAGAAGGCTTAAACGTGGAACTATATCAGTTCACAAAAGGCACAGAGGGTTATAATTCATTATTTGGTAACAAGCTCGATACAGTAGGAGCGGGGACATCCGATCCTGCCACTTACATTGCGCAAGGGGCCGATATTACAATTATAGGCGGGCTGATGAGTGAAGGCCAGTTTCTGGTAACTGCTCCTGAGAATTCAAAGGCTCTTGCAGACCTCAATAACTGGAAAGGTAAGAAAATTGCGACAATAACCATGTCCAATGGAGACCTGATCTACAAGTCCGCACTGAAGAAAGCAGGCATAGACTGGAAAAATGATGTAACTTTCCTCGAGTTAGGTTCACCCAATGCAGTGTTGGAGGCAGTAAAGACCGGAAAAGCCGACGGCGGGATAATATGGATTCCATATGAAATACTTGCACAGCAGCAGGGACTGTCCATAGCATCATACTCATATCAGTACTATGATAACCATCCATGCTGCCGGATTGCTTTGAAAACCGGGACATTGAATAAAGACAGGAATACTTACGTGAAGTTTGAAAAGGGCCTGATAAGAGCATATAAGTTATTCAGTGAGAACGAAAATAAATCCGTAGATGATATTCAGAAGTATGTCAAGGTCGACAAAGAGGCTATCCGCCAGTCAACCTGGAGTAATTACTTCTATGCGTCGCCTGATCCCAATACAAATGGTGTGAAGGAATACTATCAGATGATGAAGGACAGCGGGTACATAGATACGGATGTCAAGATCGAGGACCATATAGACAATACGGTCTACAAAGAGGCCCTTGAAGAGCTAATTGCGGAGAATCCTGACGACCAATTTTACCAGAAATTGCTGTCGGAATATAAAGAAATGAATACATGA
- a CDS encoding lipopolysaccharide biosynthesis protein, which translates to METSFKVLNMDETTVNEVKKLFDNSKKKSFAFDVLTITGGATFAQILTILLVPVLARLYQPENFGVWALYSSIVSIISVIICMRYEYSIMLPELDEDAINLLGVSFLAIGVVTILTLATIWFFKELIINILNSPQIGNYLWLVPPFVLVNGIFLALNGWNSRTKLFRRLSFSRISSSVSSTAVQIIVGTFKKNSPTGLIIGSFTGQSVATFILAGQIWRDDRNLIRKSLNWKKMYEVLKRYSKFPLVDSFSALMNSISWQLPAFLLSAFFSPTIVGFYSFGFRLIQMPMSLIGSSISQVFFQRASRALSRGTLSTLTENVFKVLVIIGMFPILVLTIVGSDVFTVIFGKVWAEAGVYTQILGFWAFVWFISSPLSGIYLVVEKYDFGFRYNFFNLITRFLSLIIGGLLGSARIALILFSISGIVVYGYLCLKMMSYSGVKISRALKIVFSNFILFVPAGIILVALKIRETNPILLVAFSGMVIGIYYLYILKTDTSVKKILKELRA; encoded by the coding sequence ATGGAAACTTCGTTTAAGGTACTGAATATGGATGAGACGACAGTAAATGAAGTAAAGAAGCTATTTGATAATAGCAAGAAGAAAAGCTTTGCTTTCGATGTGTTGACAATTACAGGCGGGGCAACCTTTGCTCAAATTCTTACTATTTTATTAGTCCCTGTTTTAGCCCGCTTATACCAGCCTGAAAATTTTGGGGTATGGGCTCTATATAGTTCTATTGTCAGCATTATCAGCGTTATAATATGCATGCGATATGAGTACTCCATCATGTTGCCTGAATTGGATGAGGATGCCATAAATCTCTTAGGAGTAAGTTTTCTTGCAATAGGAGTTGTAACCATTTTAACCCTGGCAACAATATGGTTCTTTAAAGAGCTTATAATTAATATTTTGAATTCTCCTCAAATAGGAAATTACCTCTGGCTTGTGCCCCCATTTGTTCTTGTAAACGGAATATTTCTTGCCTTGAATGGCTGGAATTCAAGAACCAAACTTTTCAGGAGATTATCCTTTTCAAGAATCTCGAGTTCCGTTTCGTCTACTGCAGTACAGATAATTGTAGGAACTTTTAAAAAAAATAGCCCAACGGGCCTAATAATAGGCAGCTTTACTGGTCAGTCTGTTGCAACATTTATACTTGCAGGGCAGATTTGGAGAGATGACAGAAACCTAATCCGGAAGAGTCTTAACTGGAAAAAAATGTATGAGGTACTTAAAAGATATAGTAAATTTCCACTTGTAGACTCATTTTCAGCCCTTATGAATTCGATTTCCTGGCAGCTTCCAGCTTTCCTTCTTTCAGCCTTTTTTTCTCCTACAATCGTTGGTTTTTATTCCTTTGGATTTCGACTTATTCAGATGCCAATGAGTTTAATTGGCAGCTCGATTTCACAGGTTTTTTTCCAGAGGGCATCAAGAGCCTTATCCAGGGGAACTCTCTCTACACTTACGGAAAATGTATTTAAAGTTCTTGTAATAATAGGTATGTTTCCGATATTAGTCCTGACAATTGTAGGAAGTGATGTTTTTACTGTGATTTTCGGAAAAGTATGGGCAGAAGCAGGGGTTTATACCCAAATCCTTGGTTTTTGGGCTTTTGTCTGGTTTATTTCATCTCCACTATCCGGAATATATCTTGTAGTTGAAAAGTATGATTTTGGTTTTCGTTATAATTTTTTTAACCTAATTACACGTTTTCTTTCACTTATTATCGGCGGTCTGCTCGGAAGCGCACGTATAGCACTTATTCTTTTTTCAATATCAGGAATTGTGGTATACGGCTACCTTTGCCTGAAGATGATGTCTTATTCAGGAGTAAAAATTTCAAGAGCTTTGAAAATCGTATTCTCAAATTTTATTCTTTTTGTCCCTGCAGGAATTATTCTTGTTGCCCTGAAAATCAGAGAAACAAACCCGATTTTGCTTGTTGCTTTTTCCGGTATGGTTATCGGCATTTATTACCTGTATATTTTAAAAACTGATACAAGTGTGAAAAAAATACTTAAAGAACTTCGAGCCTGA
- a CDS encoding acyltransferase family protein — protein sequence MRLHWIDTLKGIGIILVVLAHYSLPISFDTYIFSFHMPLFFFISGFLFDFGKYAESASVFVKERFKSLIVPYFCFAVITCIFCFLLDELYTPKITSIKFFENSMLHGISHILVAFGPAISYNPPLWFLTCLFVTELLFYVLAKKYYGEPRRLVFWLIIAGVTGYLYPAYVPFRIPWNIDVALVAIVFYGAGNLFRKFTETESRSSFSLKLESGFIEKLSKIERYLPLIPALLSLLYLGYLLKFPTDDKVNMNVLKYGDFFSFYLFAFSGIFTSVYLSRKFVNSKVFEYYGRNSLIILALHFPLKDVLIKLVIILLGVDTEYIHYNAGFALGLTVLSLILLVPVISAINNYFPFILGKKGSYKGFESIKARFRKSVD from the coding sequence ATGAGACTTCATTGGATTGACACTTTAAAAGGAATTGGAATTATACTTGTAGTGCTTGCACATTACAGTTTACCGATATCATTTGACACTTACATATTTTCATTCCATATGCCGCTCTTCTTTTTTATTTCAGGATTTTTATTTGACTTTGGTAAATACGCAGAATCAGCTTCAGTCTTTGTGAAAGAAAGATTCAAATCTCTTATCGTGCCTTATTTCTGCTTTGCAGTAATAACCTGTATTTTTTGCTTTTTGCTGGATGAATTATATACACCAAAAATCACAAGTATCAAGTTTTTTGAAAATAGCATGCTTCATGGAATTTCTCACATTCTTGTCGCATTTGGTCCTGCTATTTCTTACAACCCGCCTCTATGGTTCCTGACCTGTCTTTTTGTAACTGAACTCCTTTTTTATGTACTGGCAAAGAAGTACTATGGAGAGCCAAGAAGACTTGTATTCTGGCTTATTATAGCCGGAGTAACCGGGTATCTCTACCCGGCTTATGTGCCTTTCAGGATACCCTGGAATATAGATGTAGCTCTGGTTGCAATAGTTTTTTATGGAGCTGGAAACCTATTCAGAAAATTCACAGAAACAGAATCAAGATCCAGTTTCAGCTTGAAACTGGAGTCAGGATTTATAGAGAAGCTCTCCAAAATCGAGAGATATCTACCTTTAATTCCTGCTCTTTTGAGCCTGTTATATCTAGGATACCTTCTGAAGTTTCCAACAGATGACAAAGTTAACATGAACGTTTTAAAATATGGAGATTTCTTTTCGTTTTACTTGTTTGCTTTCTCAGGAATATTTACCTCTGTTTACCTTTCCAGGAAATTTGTGAATTCAAAGGTATTTGAGTATTATGGGAGAAATAGTTTGATAATACTTGCACTTCATTTTCCTCTAAAAGATGTCCTGATAAAGCTTGTAATAATCCTTTTGGGTGTCGACACTGAATATATTCATTACAATGCTGGGTTTGCGCTGGGCTTGACTGTGCTGAGCCTTATCCTTTTAGTACCTGTTATCTCTGCTATTAACAATTATTTCCCCTTTATACTGGGTAAAAAAGGCTCATACAAAGGTTTTGAGAGTATAAAAGCACGTTTTAGGAAGTCTGTAGACTAG
- the thiI gene encoding tRNA uracil 4-sulfurtransferase ThiI, with product MVKEKTESDTLTHQETKTEVIIVRYGELALKSTGVRNWYEKILMKNIAAMLDSRDIPYFQIRREWGRIFIEATDFRAAEAAADVFGIVSTSPALVAEPTLESTASVCATLAKDLVLEGESFAIRARRSGNHTFSSADIGRICGDAVWNALEKEGKHPRVNLSSPDKKIFVEVRQNLAYVYLKTFKGVGGLPLGTQGSMVVLMSGGLDSPVAAWLMMKRGVMITPVYCSNSPYAEDAARERAFDCIRQLQKWAPGHQFTTYEIPHGPNLKAFIDICKRKNTCLLCKRMMYREAYEVMKKEGASGIITGSSLGQVASQTAANMHAEIYQLAIPIYHPLIALDKTEIMDIARKIGTYDISNRSAGSCTAVPEHPEIGAKYDLIVLEERKMDIETMVSNAMKAAKILKL from the coding sequence ATGGTAAAAGAAAAAACTGAATCTGACACTCTTACCCATCAGGAAACCAAGACAGAAGTTATTATAGTTCGGTATGGCGAACTTGCCCTTAAAAGTACAGGAGTCCGGAACTGGTATGAGAAAATTCTTATGAAGAATATTGCGGCAATGCTGGATTCTCGAGATATTCCATATTTCCAGATACGGAGGGAATGGGGCCGAATATTTATCGAGGCTACGGATTTCCGTGCGGCTGAAGCAGCTGCTGATGTTTTTGGGATTGTCTCTACTTCTCCTGCATTGGTTGCAGAGCCTACTCTTGAAAGTACAGCCAGTGTATGTGCTACTCTGGCCAAGGACCTGGTTTTAGAAGGCGAGTCTTTTGCCATCAGGGCCAGAAGAAGTGGAAACCATACTTTTTCTTCGGCGGATATAGGTAGAATCTGCGGGGATGCTGTCTGGAATGCTCTGGAAAAAGAAGGAAAACACCCAAGAGTTAACCTGAGTTCTCCTGATAAGAAAATTTTTGTTGAAGTGAGGCAGAACCTGGCTTACGTTTACCTGAAAACATTTAAAGGGGTAGGAGGTCTTCCTCTCGGCACACAGGGAAGTATGGTTGTTTTAATGTCCGGTGGTCTTGACTCTCCGGTTGCAGCCTGGCTTATGATGAAGCGTGGCGTAATGATTACACCTGTTTATTGCAGTAACTCTCCTTATGCAGAAGACGCGGCAAGAGAACGTGCTTTTGACTGCATCCGACAGCTCCAGAAGTGGGCTCCGGGGCATCAGTTTACAACTTATGAGATTCCTCATGGTCCTAATCTCAAAGCCTTTATAGACATATGTAAACGAAAAAATACCTGTCTTCTCTGCAAACGCATGATGTACAGGGAAGCTTATGAGGTTATGAAAAAAGAAGGTGCAAGCGGAATTATTACCGGTTCTTCCCTGGGACAGGTAGCTTCCCAGACTGCTGCCAATATGCATGCTGAAATTTATCAGCTTGCTATACCTATTTATCATCCCTTGATTGCGTTAGACAAAACTGAAATCATGGACATTGCCCGAAAGATTGGGACCTACGATATCTCCAATAGATCAGCAGGCAGCTGTACTGCTGTCCCTGAGCATCCTGAAATAGGGGCAAAGTACGACCTTATCGTACTTGAGGAAAGAAAAATGGATATCGAGACTATGGTTTCCAATGCTATGAAAGCAGCAAAGATCCTTAAACTCTGA